The following coding sequences lie in one Methylotuvimicrobium alcaliphilum 20Z genomic window:
- a CDS encoding sterol desaturase family protein yields the protein MTLTMNASMNLFDAVAVWSMITSFDLAGFSILMFFTILFIIETHRPRKKLPTHELKNSYRVNITLFLFNSLVLSIMSIASLLIVAEHFSGAGILSGMSNAAIKAALSLLLLDLVFYFWHKACHDFDGLWLFHKVHHSEPHLNVSTAYRVHILEILAVTLIKVLSIVIFGFDKASVLAYELLMMLFVMFHHANIAFSREQNLGYLFITPYLHRVHHSTVRVEHDRNYGAVFSIWDRLFGTLAELEPNQIGINGKPPLTFLKLLKFGVTQGPKAIPFDVGGQETMPMIAEAAYFKAEKRGFEPGNEMYDWLEAEQDIARKLYTRRSVMERLCLE from the coding sequence ATGACTCTAACAATGAATGCTTCCATGAATCTTTTTGATGCGGTGGCTGTTTGGTCGATGATCACATCATTCGATCTGGCGGGATTTTCAATATTGATGTTTTTTACCATTTTGTTCATCATCGAAACGCATCGCCCTAGAAAAAAGTTACCGACACATGAGTTGAAAAACTCTTACCGGGTTAATATCACATTGTTTTTGTTTAACAGTTTAGTGTTGTCGATAATGTCGATTGCTTCGTTGCTAATCGTCGCCGAACATTTTTCCGGTGCGGGAATTTTGAGCGGGATGTCGAATGCGGCAATAAAAGCCGCTCTGTCATTACTGTTGCTGGATTTGGTATTTTATTTTTGGCACAAGGCATGCCATGATTTCGATGGCTTATGGTTATTTCATAAAGTCCATCATAGCGAGCCGCATCTCAATGTCTCAACCGCATACCGTGTGCATATATTGGAAATATTGGCGGTAACGCTGATTAAGGTACTCAGTATAGTCATTTTCGGTTTCGATAAAGCCAGCGTATTGGCTTACGAATTATTGATGATGCTGTTTGTCATGTTTCATCACGCAAATATTGCATTTTCCCGTGAACAAAACCTAGGGTATTTGTTTATTACACCTTATCTGCATCGGGTCCATCATTCGACGGTTCGAGTCGAACACGACAGAAATTACGGCGCGGTGTTTTCGATTTGGGACCGTCTGTTCGGGACCTTGGCCGAATTGGAGCCCAATCAAATTGGCATCAATGGCAAGCCGCCGTTGACGTTTTTAAAATTGTTGAAGTTCGGTGTAACCCAGGGGCCCAAAGCAATTCCTTTTGATGTAGGGGGGCAGGAGACCATGCCGATGATTGCCGAGGCGGCTTATTTTAAAGCCGAGAAACGCGGTTTTGAGCCGGGCAATGAAATGTACGATTGGCTGGAAGCAGAGCAGGATATAGCCCGGAAATTATATACCCGGCGTTCGGTCATGGAGCGCCTTTGCCTCGAGTAA
- the glgP gene encoding alpha-glucan family phosphorylase → MSKAQQFKIEVDSVTDEARIAYFSMEIALHPAMPTYSGGLGILAGDMIRAAADRELPMVAVTLLHRKGYFYQRLDSGGIQTEDSVEWVVEDFLQELPQRAAVSIENRTVHLRAWRYEVRGCTGGIVPVYLLDSNLAENAEWDRGLTHWLYGGDQHYRLCQEVVLGMGGVSMLRALGHHGIERFHMNEGHASLLPIALLDEQAERAGHDRFTQEDVEVVRRHCVFTTHTPVPAGHDRFPSELINRVLGRVETEAMKEVLLWDDYLNMTYLALNLSHYVNGVAKKHAEVLRQMFAQYRIDSITNGVHATTWTSPPFQALFDQHVPGWREDNFTLRYVLGIPPQEVWQAHDQAKRQLIDHVNRVTNVGMDAQDLTIGFARRDATYKRGDLIFRDIERLKAISAGVGRFQIIYAGKAHPQDQQGKDLIQRIYQARDALRGHVKIAYLPNYDWPLAQLMTAGVDIWLNTPQPPLEASGTSGMKAALNGVPSLSILDGWWIEGCIEGVTGWAIGELQAAVNIEEERSAQDAAALYDKLEQVVVPLFYHDRERFIDVMRHTIALNGSFFNTQRMVLQYVTKAYIH, encoded by the coding sequence ATGAGCAAGGCACAGCAATTCAAAATCGAGGTGGATAGCGTTACGGACGAGGCACGGATAGCCTATTTCTCAATGGAGATTGCTCTGCACCCAGCGATGCCGACTTACAGCGGCGGATTGGGAATTCTTGCCGGCGACATGATCCGCGCCGCCGCCGACCGCGAACTACCGATGGTGGCAGTCACGCTATTGCATCGCAAAGGTTATTTTTATCAAAGACTCGATAGCGGCGGCATACAGACTGAGGATTCCGTCGAATGGGTGGTCGAGGATTTTCTCCAAGAATTACCGCAACGGGCCGCGGTCTCGATAGAAAACCGGACGGTCCATTTGCGTGCCTGGCGTTATGAGGTTCGCGGGTGTACGGGCGGCATAGTGCCGGTTTATCTTCTGGACAGTAATCTTGCCGAAAATGCGGAATGGGATCGTGGCTTAACGCATTGGCTGTACGGCGGCGACCAGCATTACCGACTGTGCCAGGAAGTCGTGCTCGGTATGGGTGGCGTGTCTATGCTGCGCGCACTCGGACACCATGGCATTGAGCGCTTTCATATGAACGAAGGTCATGCCAGTTTGTTACCTATCGCGCTGCTGGACGAACAAGCCGAACGAGCCGGTCACGATCGTTTCACTCAAGAAGATGTCGAAGTGGTTCGCCGGCATTGCGTGTTCACTACCCATACACCGGTACCCGCGGGTCATGATCGCTTCCCGTCCGAGCTCATCAACCGGGTGTTGGGCCGCGTCGAGACCGAAGCTATGAAGGAAGTATTGCTCTGGGACGACTATCTCAATATGACCTATCTGGCGCTCAATCTGAGTCATTATGTCAACGGGGTTGCCAAGAAACATGCCGAAGTATTGCGGCAAATGTTTGCTCAGTACCGCATCGATTCGATTACCAATGGCGTACATGCAACGACCTGGACCAGCCCGCCGTTTCAGGCTCTGTTTGATCAGCATGTGCCCGGTTGGCGCGAGGATAATTTTACGTTGCGCTATGTCTTAGGCATTCCACCGCAGGAGGTGTGGCAGGCCCATGATCAGGCTAAACGCCAGCTGATCGACCACGTCAATCGTGTTACCAATGTGGGCATGGATGCCCAAGATTTGACGATAGGCTTTGCTCGCCGGGATGCGACTTATAAACGTGGCGACCTGATATTTCGGGATATTGAACGCTTAAAGGCCATCTCCGCCGGCGTCGGTCGTTTCCAGATCATCTATGCCGGCAAGGCTCATCCGCAGGATCAGCAAGGCAAGGATCTGATTCAGCGCATCTATCAGGCGCGGGATGCGTTGAGAGGCCATGTCAAAATTGCTTATCTGCCCAATTACGATTGGCCATTGGCGCAGTTGATGACGGCCGGCGTGGATATTTGGCTGAATACCCCGCAACCGCCGCTTGAGGCATCCGGTACCAGCGGCATGAAGGCGGCCCTCAATGGCGTGCCCAGCCTGAGCATATTGGATGGCTGGTGGATCGAAGGTTGTATCGAAGGCGTTACCGGCTGGGCAATCGGCGAGTTACAGGCCGCCGTTAACATCGAAGAGGAACGGTCGGCTCAGGATGCAGCGGCGTTATACGACAAGCTGGAGCAAGTAGTCGTTCCTTTGTTTTATCATGACCGCGAACGCTTCATCGATGTAATGCGTCACACGATTGCGCTCAATGGCTCGTTTTTTAATACTCAGCGCATGGTGTTGCAATACGTCACCAAAGCCTATATCCACTGA
- a CDS encoding sensor domain-containing protein, whose product MINPNKQPDNSDELRWRAEQRLAVKQASPAGVAIDEKRLVHELQVHQIELEMQNEALREARIQSEIALERFTELFDFAPLAYFSLCCKGIIQQANFRSESLLAIERSALCGQNFAHWVTNIFQLLFKNFLAKVFANTDSHSCEMTLQIGNDQKWVRVEGIADKTGDSCLLAVSDISERKRNEQELQLAATVFLTLEEAIIVTDKDNRIVTINPAFTRLTGYLSDEAVGQTTALLKSGRHDKVFYEAMWHSLNSTGHWQGEIWTKRKNGEEFLEWLSINTLYSQNGEVIRRIATATDITDKKRTEEIIRQQAHFDQLTGLPNRYLFLDRLQRAINKSNRTGRQLALMFLDLDHFKDVNDSLGHDAGDELLKEATQRLKGCLRETDTLARPGGDEFTIILDELDEFNSIDRVAQNMVECMMAPFIVKKERCYISVSIGIALYPSDAETLEELLKNADQAMYAAKNQGRSRYCYFMPAMQEASAMRLRLGNDLRHALTDRQLSLFYQPIVDFESGRIQKAEALIRWQHPTRGWIHPLDFIAVSEDNGMITEIDEWVFHQAVDQVAIWRANYHADFQISINTSSAQFQNNGIKLNEWFVYLQDRGLSGDCIAVEITEGLLLNATAIVSEKLLAFRDAGIQVSLDDFGTGNSSLYSLKKYDIDYLKIDRSFVANLTADSNELVLCEAMILLAHKLDMKIIAEGIETQEQFDLLRQAGCDYGQGNLVSKAVSAEEFEKLLS is encoded by the coding sequence ATGATCAATCCGAATAAACAACCCGATAATTCAGATGAATTACGCTGGCGCGCGGAACAACGGCTTGCTGTTAAACAAGCGTCGCCCGCAGGAGTGGCGATCGACGAAAAAAGGTTAGTGCACGAATTGCAAGTCCATCAAATCGAGCTGGAAATGCAGAATGAAGCGTTGCGGGAAGCGCGTATTCAGTCTGAAATAGCCCTGGAACGGTTTACCGAACTGTTCGACTTCGCGCCGCTTGCTTATTTTAGTTTATGCTGCAAAGGCATCATTCAACAGGCCAATTTTCGTAGCGAGTCATTACTGGCTATTGAGCGCTCCGCTCTATGCGGGCAAAATTTTGCCCATTGGGTAACCAATATATTTCAACTTCTCTTTAAAAATTTTCTGGCAAAGGTGTTTGCGAATACCGATTCGCACAGCTGCGAGATGACTTTACAAATCGGTAACGATCAAAAATGGGTACGTGTCGAGGGCATTGCCGACAAAACGGGTGATTCTTGTCTTCTTGCCGTGTCGGATATCAGTGAACGAAAACGTAACGAGCAAGAATTGCAACTGGCTGCGACTGTGTTTCTGACGCTCGAGGAAGCCATTATAGTGACTGATAAAGACAACCGGATTGTCACCATTAATCCGGCCTTCACACGATTGACGGGTTACCTGTCGGATGAGGCCGTCGGCCAAACGACCGCGCTGCTTAAATCCGGGCGTCATGATAAGGTTTTTTACGAGGCGATGTGGCATAGCCTGAATTCGACAGGCCATTGGCAGGGAGAAATATGGACCAAACGTAAAAACGGCGAAGAATTTCTCGAATGGTTATCGATTAATACGCTGTATAGTCAAAACGGCGAGGTCATCCGGCGAATCGCCACGGCTACCGACATTACCGACAAAAAACGGACGGAGGAAATCATTCGTCAGCAAGCCCATTTCGATCAGCTGACCGGCTTGCCTAATCGGTACTTATTTCTCGACCGTCTGCAACGGGCTATCAATAAATCCAACCGGACAGGGCGGCAGTTGGCCCTGATGTTTCTTGACCTGGATCATTTCAAGGATGTTAACGACTCCTTGGGTCACGACGCGGGGGACGAGCTACTCAAGGAGGCTACACAGCGCTTGAAAGGTTGTCTGCGCGAAACCGATACGCTGGCACGTCCCGGCGGCGATGAATTCACGATCATTTTGGATGAATTGGACGAGTTCAACAGCATCGATCGTGTCGCTCAAAACATGGTTGAATGCATGATGGCGCCGTTTATCGTGAAAAAAGAACGGTGTTATATTTCGGTCAGTATCGGTATTGCCTTGTATCCGAGCGATGCCGAAACCCTAGAAGAATTGCTGAAGAATGCCGATCAAGCCATGTATGCCGCGAAAAATCAGGGGCGAAGTCGTTATTGTTACTTTATGCCGGCAATGCAAGAAGCGTCGGCGATGCGGTTGCGCTTAGGCAACGATTTGCGGCATGCGCTGACCGATCGGCAACTGAGTTTGTTTTATCAACCCATCGTGGATTTCGAATCCGGTCGAATCCAAAAAGCCGAAGCCTTGATTCGTTGGCAACATCCTACGCGAGGCTGGATTCATCCGTTAGATTTTATAGCCGTTTCAGAAGATAACGGCATGATAACCGAGATCGACGAATGGGTTTTTCATCAGGCGGTCGACCAGGTCGCCATTTGGCGCGCCAATTACCATGCGGATTTTCAAATTAGCATCAATACTTCATCCGCGCAGTTTCAAAATAATGGTATCAAGTTAAACGAATGGTTTGTTTATTTGCAGGATCGAGGCCTATCCGGAGATTGTATTGCGGTGGAAATTACCGAAGGATTATTGCTGAATGCAACCGCCATCGTATCTGAAAAATTGCTTGCATTCAGGGACGCCGGTATCCAAGTATCGCTTGACGACTTCGGTACCGGTAATTCGTCGCTGTACAGTCTCAAAAAGTACGATATCGATTATTTGAAAATCGACAGATCCTTCGTCGCCAATCTAACGGCCGATTCCAACGAGTTGGTATTATGCGAAGCGATGATTCTGTTGGCGCACAAACTGGATATGAAAATTATCGCTGAAGGTATCGAAACACAGGAACAATTCGATTTGTTGCGGCAAGCGGGTTGCGATTACGGACAAGGGAATTTGGTCTCGAAAGCGGTATCCGCAGAGGAGTTCGAGAAGTTATTATCTTAA
- a CDS encoding chemotaxis protein CheB has protein sequence MTKSTPDQSSSTPSRLTDTPVGEPDTTTPARKVSAKTGSTNPPIIGVGTSAGGLEALELFFTPIPAINGAAFVVIQHLDPTHQGILPELLQRVTPMTVTQAGDGMQVKPNWVYVIPSNKDLSILHGKLHLLDPVAPRGLRLPIDSFFRALADDQHERAIGVILSGMGSDGTLGMRAIKENAGLTLVQSPDSAQFDSMPRSAIDAGLADIIVPAQEMWGRIYAYLKHNPRGLLTAHETKLEEKSQSGLEQLVILLRERTGNDFSLYKKNTIFRRVERRMGLHQINAIAHYVRYLRENPQELDLLFKELLIGVTNFFRDPEVWEILKTNTIPELLANPSTNKDLRAWVPACSTGEEAYSLAIVFKEALAQIQSKRQMTLQIFATDLDQDAIDKARQGFYPANIAVDVSEDRLSRFFSIDGNGYRINKEIREMVTFAPQNVIMDPPFTKLNVLCCRNLLIYLNAELQKKLIPLFHYALTENGILLLGNSETISGFRDLYEVVDNKSRLYRRIESFRRNLDVDFPTKHSSVISQAPGGYKPPVIDNLQTLADQFLLQHFSPAAVLVNADGDILYINGRTGKYLEPAAGKANWNIYVMARDGLRHILSGALRKAQNQTEAIHMQGLTVGTNGGTQTVNLAVQAIRKPVALNGMLFVVFNDAAPLPARKRSRKSTSEEQKTLEIELLHANEDIQTLREEMQSSQEELRSANEELQSTNEELQSSNEELTTSKEEMQSLNEELQTVNAELQAKVDDLSRVSNDMNNLLNSLDIATVFLDSALNIRRFTKHISRIFKLISSDVGRPLSDLVTDLDYPQLQEDAHEVLRTLVFAEKQVEAAGNRWFKVRIMPYRTQDNVIDGVVITFIDISETKQLEAKLRALNDQSE, from the coding sequence ATGACTAAATCTACTCCCGACCAATCCAGCTCGACTCCATCAAGACTAACCGATACACCCGTCGGCGAACCGGACACGACCACCCCGGCGAGAAAGGTATCCGCCAAAACCGGCAGTACTAATCCGCCTATCATCGGGGTAGGTACGTCAGCAGGAGGTTTGGAGGCCCTGGAACTATTCTTTACGCCGATTCCGGCAATTAACGGCGCGGCGTTTGTCGTCATTCAGCATCTCGACCCCACGCATCAAGGGATTCTGCCGGAATTATTGCAGCGCGTCACGCCGATGACGGTTACCCAGGCCGGCGATGGTATGCAGGTTAAACCCAATTGGGTGTACGTGATTCCTTCCAATAAAGATTTGTCCATCCTGCACGGTAAGCTGCATTTGCTGGATCCGGTCGCGCCTCGTGGGTTGCGTTTGCCGATCGACAGTTTTTTCCGAGCCTTGGCCGACGATCAGCATGAACGGGCAATCGGTGTGATTCTTTCCGGGATGGGCTCCGATGGTACTTTAGGTATGCGTGCCATCAAGGAAAACGCAGGTCTCACCCTAGTGCAATCCCCGGATTCCGCTCAGTTCGATTCCATGCCGCGAAGCGCGATCGATGCAGGACTGGCCGACATCATTGTGCCGGCACAAGAAATGTGGGGGCGTATCTATGCCTATCTCAAGCATAACCCGCGCGGTTTATTGACCGCGCACGAAACGAAATTGGAAGAAAAATCGCAAAGCGGCTTGGAGCAACTTGTGATTCTGCTTCGGGAAAGAACCGGCAACGATTTTTCGCTTTACAAAAAAAACACTATTTTTCGCCGCGTCGAGCGCCGCATGGGCTTGCATCAAATTAATGCGATAGCTCATTATGTGCGGTATCTACGCGAAAACCCGCAGGAACTCGATCTTTTGTTCAAGGAGCTATTGATCGGTGTAACCAATTTCTTTCGCGATCCGGAGGTATGGGAGATACTCAAAACCAACACGATTCCCGAGCTATTGGCCAATCCTTCGACAAACAAGGACCTGCGGGCTTGGGTGCCGGCTTGCTCGACAGGCGAAGAGGCTTATTCTCTGGCCATCGTGTTCAAGGAAGCCTTGGCGCAAATCCAATCAAAACGTCAAATGACCTTGCAAATCTTTGCCACGGATCTCGATCAAGATGCGATCGATAAGGCTAGGCAAGGTTTTTATCCGGCCAATATTGCCGTCGATGTTTCCGAAGACCGCTTAAGCCGATTTTTTAGCATCGACGGCAACGGCTATCGCATCAACAAGGAAATACGCGAGATGGTGACCTTTGCGCCGCAGAACGTCATCATGGATCCGCCTTTTACCAAACTGAATGTGCTTTGCTGCCGCAACTTGTTGATTTATCTCAATGCAGAATTGCAAAAAAAACTGATCCCGCTGTTCCATTATGCGCTGACCGAAAATGGCATCTTGCTGCTCGGTAATTCCGAAACCATTAGCGGTTTCAGGGATTTATATGAAGTGGTCGACAATAAATCACGTCTTTACCGCCGTATTGAAAGTTTTCGGCGGAATTTGGACGTCGATTTTCCGACTAAGCATTCCTCGGTAATTTCGCAAGCACCTGGCGGCTATAAGCCGCCCGTGATCGATAATCTGCAAACGTTGGCGGATCAATTTTTATTACAACACTTTTCGCCGGCGGCCGTTTTGGTCAATGCTGACGGAGACATTCTTTACATTAACGGACGTACCGGTAAGTATTTGGAGCCTGCCGCCGGCAAAGCTAACTGGAATATTTACGTAATGGCCCGTGACGGACTGCGCCATATTTTGTCCGGCGCATTGAGAAAAGCGCAGAACCAAACCGAAGCCATTCACATGCAAGGCTTGACGGTAGGCACCAATGGCGGAACGCAAACAGTTAATCTGGCTGTTCAAGCAATCAGAAAGCCAGTGGCGTTAAACGGAATGTTATTCGTCGTATTTAACGATGCGGCTCCGTTGCCGGCCAGAAAACGCTCCCGTAAATCGACGAGTGAGGAACAGAAAACGCTGGAGATCGAACTTCTACATGCCAATGAAGATATACAAACCTTGCGCGAGGAAATGCAGTCTTCTCAAGAAGAGTTGCGCTCCGCCAATGAAGAATTGCAATCGACCAATGAGGAATTGCAGTCATCCAATGAAGAATTGACCACGTCCAAGGAAGAAATGCAGTCTTTAAACGAGGAGTTGCAAACCGTGAATGCGGAGCTTCAAGCAAAAGTAGACGACCTGTCGAGGGTCAGCAACGACATGAATAATTTACTCAATAGCTTGGATATTGCCACGGTGTTTTTGGACAGCGCCCTTAATATCAGGCGTTTCACCAAACATATCAGTCGTATATTCAAGCTGATCAGCAGCGATGTCGGGCGGCCGCTTTCCGACCTCGTGACCGATCTGGACTATCCGCAACTTCAGGAAGATGCGCACGAAGTGCTGCGAACTCTGGTCTTTGCCGAAAAACAAGTCGAAGCCGCCGGTAACCGATGGTTCAAGGTGCGTATCATGCCTTATCGAACCCAAGACAACGTAATCGACGGCGTGGTGATTACTTTTATCGATATTTCCGAAACCAAGCAACTGGAAGCGAAATTAAGGGCTCTCAATGATCAATCCGAATAA
- a CDS encoding DUF1207 domain-containing protein — MKSYRLAAILGLMVLHTTLANAAAQNDAYIAGYAAGVLKQGLKIDMPPLNVRDGVITLPVGNLKTADRAKAVQLLSEIPGVNAVKISQAKASIPADEFQVPGDETVSATDKIILPTGLLPSGHLFKPLLADPRWAHFSAAYRNYQNDNFDGKDIGSVSFGETIPFYRANFGETSAQWETGIQASVFSDFNLGAESTDLVNTDFIASLYSSMRVGQFSAFGRIYHQSSHLGDEFLLRQIGTKFERVNLSYEGVDLRLSYELPFGVRIYGGGGGLFHREPDDLKIWSAQYGVEFRSPWRMEFADMRPIIAVDLKNFEENKWNTDVSARAGVEFENLQVLGRKLQLLVEYFNGYSPSGQFYNDKVEYVGIGAHYHF, encoded by the coding sequence ATGAAGAGTTATCGATTGGCGGCAATTCTGGGCTTGATGGTATTGCATACAACGCTGGCTAATGCCGCAGCTCAGAATGACGCATACATCGCCGGTTATGCGGCCGGCGTATTGAAACAGGGTTTAAAAATCGATATGCCGCCGTTAAATGTCCGCGATGGCGTCATTACATTGCCTGTAGGGAATTTAAAAACCGCAGATCGTGCTAAAGCGGTACAACTATTGTCCGAAATTCCAGGGGTCAATGCGGTAAAAATATCGCAAGCAAAGGCTAGCATACCTGCCGATGAATTTCAGGTTCCGGGAGATGAGACCGTATCGGCAACCGATAAGATTATTTTACCGACAGGACTACTGCCGAGCGGTCATCTTTTCAAGCCGTTGCTGGCCGATCCTCGCTGGGCGCATTTTTCAGCCGCCTACCGTAATTACCAGAATGACAATTTTGACGGCAAGGACATAGGATCGGTCAGCTTCGGTGAAACTATCCCGTTTTATCGTGCAAACTTCGGAGAAACTTCCGCGCAATGGGAAACGGGCATTCAGGCCTCGGTGTTTAGCGATTTCAACTTGGGAGCCGAATCGACCGATTTGGTCAATACCGATTTCATTGCGTCGCTCTATTCCAGTATGCGGGTTGGCCAGTTTTCAGCGTTTGGCCGCATTTACCATCAGAGTTCTCATCTTGGCGACGAATTTCTGTTACGACAAATCGGCACAAAATTCGAGCGCGTAAACCTTAGTTACGAAGGTGTGGACTTGAGACTTTCCTATGAGCTTCCTTTTGGCGTGCGCATTTATGGCGGTGGAGGCGGGCTGTTTCACAGAGAGCCTGACGACCTCAAAATATGGTCCGCGCAATATGGCGTTGAATTTCGAAGCCCTTGGCGCATGGAATTTGCCGACATGCGTCCCATCATTGCGGTCGATCTGAAGAATTTTGAAGAAAACAAATGGAATACCGATGTATCGGCCAGAGCCGGCGTCGAGTTTGAAAATTTACAAGTCTTGGGCCGGAAGCTTCAGTTGCTTGTGGAATACTTTAATGGTTACTCGCCCAGTGGGCAGTTTTACAATGACAAAGTGGAGTATGTCGGCATAGGTGCACATTATCATTTTTAA
- a CDS encoding BON domain-containing protein translates to MKTINEYKRMTLADQVLIPAFLAVVLGLSGCQQEEGSAEKAGQKIDRAYEKGEQKIEQSRIDATQKLEAAKESLDQQADRTTQYIEESTEASKEALEKAGDEIEQTTEAAGQELERAKEAAIDRAQTAGEYIDDSVISLKVKAALVNDPMLQASQIEVTTVNGIVKLSGTVGSQQDVDRALEIAVNQQNVKSVQSDLIVKTAPSAE, encoded by the coding sequence ATGAAAACAATCAATGAATACAAACGTATGACTTTGGCGGATCAAGTTCTAATCCCGGCTTTTTTAGCCGTTGTTCTCGGATTGTCCGGTTGCCAACAAGAAGAAGGAAGCGCTGAAAAAGCCGGGCAAAAAATCGATCGAGCGTATGAAAAGGGAGAGCAAAAAATCGAACAATCGCGAATCGATGCAACGCAAAAGCTAGAGGCCGCCAAGGAGTCATTGGATCAACAAGCCGATCGAACTACGCAGTACATCGAAGAGTCGACTGAAGCGTCTAAAGAAGCGTTAGAAAAAGCCGGAGATGAAATTGAACAAACGACAGAGGCGGCAGGACAAGAACTTGAACGCGCAAAGGAGGCGGCAATCGACAGAGCTCAAACGGCCGGTGAGTACATCGACGATTCGGTCATTAGCCTAAAAGTCAAAGCCGCATTGGTCAATGATCCGATGCTTCAGGCATCCCAAATTGAGGTAACAACCGTTAACGGCATCGTGAAGTTGAGCGGTACGGTGGGTTCCCAGCAAGATGTCGACAGGGCATTGGAAATTGCAGTCAATCAGCAAAATGTCAAATCAGTGCAAAGCGATCTGATTGTTAAAACTGCACCGAGCGCGGAATAA
- a CDS encoding OmpA family protein, translating to MPKQNLFAIALLAGMSMQPLVQADDHYRSDRWDDHYQDDRWYIAPFASYVDTGGDRNASNGWGGGMGFGKIIDEHFNVELKGFYEGFNGTNGAWSLTGGTADLQYYFFRDKFSPYTVVGVGGMNSCVSGNCGAGIIGEAGVGFSYELHDNLLVRSDVRYRYNNNLNAHVQPGTDEFHDMTVNVGFVIPFGDKPKTLAQRADTRVEPVAITDCATLDSDGDGVNDCLDQCPDTIKGGVVDAKGCLIRLVLKGVGFKFDSEELTPTAQGILDGVAQNLIAHPQSNDIEVQGHASSEGSHDYNMALSQRRSASVVDYLKRKGVANKLIAKGYGETQPIADNATEAGRSENRRVELIWVEE from the coding sequence ATGCCGAAACAAAATTTATTCGCAATCGCTTTATTAGCCGGCATGAGTATGCAGCCGCTGGTTCAGGCCGACGATCATTATCGATCCGATCGCTGGGACGATCACTATCAAGACGATCGATGGTATATCGCGCCTTTCGCATCATACGTTGACACCGGTGGCGATCGAAATGCAAGCAACGGTTGGGGCGGCGGAATGGGCTTCGGTAAAATCATCGATGAACATTTCAATGTCGAATTGAAAGGCTTCTATGAAGGCTTTAACGGTACGAATGGCGCCTGGAGCCTTACCGGTGGTACTGCGGACTTACAGTACTATTTCTTTCGCGATAAATTTTCGCCTTATACGGTCGTCGGTGTGGGCGGTATGAACAGTTGTGTCTCAGGTAATTGCGGAGCGGGTATCATTGGCGAAGCCGGCGTCGGTTTTTCTTATGAATTGCACGACAACCTTTTAGTCCGTAGCGATGTGCGCTATCGATATAACAATAATCTCAATGCCCATGTACAGCCCGGTACGGACGAATTTCATGATATGACGGTTAACGTGGGTTTTGTCATTCCGTTCGGCGACAAGCCGAAAACACTCGCGCAGCGAGCCGATACTCGGGTCGAACCGGTTGCCATTACGGATTGCGCGACTCTCGATTCGGACGGTGACGGCGTAAACGATTGCCTGGATCAATGTCCCGACACTATCAAAGGCGGCGTAGTCGACGCTAAAGGCTGTTTAATCAGGCTCGTATTGAAGGGAGTCGGTTTTAAGTTCGATTCAGAGGAACTGACGCCAACCGCCCAAGGAATTCTGGATGGCGTCGCGCAAAATCTCATTGCTCATCCGCAATCCAATGACATTGAAGTACAGGGACACGCCAGCAGCGAAGGCAGCCATGATTACAATATGGCATTGTCGCAACGCCGTTCGGCCTCAGTCGTCGATTACCTCAAAAGAAAAGGTGTCGCCAACAAACTGATTGCGAAAGGCTACGGTGAAACACAACCGATTGCCGATAACGCCACGGAAGCGGGACGATCCGAAAATCGCCGTGTCGAGTTGATTTGGGTCGAGGAGTAA